One Caldalkalibacillus uzonensis DNA segment encodes these proteins:
- a CDS encoding GntR family transcriptional regulator — protein sequence MIDKDSPIPIYYQLEELIRTQIENEALQPGDLIPSERELAEQYHISRMTVRQAITNLVNEGLLVRKKGKGTFVAERKIEQPLSKLRGFSEDMRSLGMVPETKLLEFKEVPAPIKVSRELHIKRGDLVYQISRLRLADGRPMACEVAYLSKQRIHGLTEETVKGSLYQYIEQELKLKIERAIQSLEPSVAFKQESQLLEIAEQAPVLLMRRTTYLSDGTPFEYVKSVYRGDRYKFVIEMYR from the coding sequence ATGATTGATAAAGACTCTCCCATTCCGATCTATTACCAGCTCGAAGAACTGATTCGCACCCAGATTGAGAATGAGGCCTTACAGCCGGGAGACCTGATTCCTTCTGAGCGGGAACTGGCCGAACAATATCACATTAGCCGCATGACTGTCCGTCAAGCGATCACCAATCTGGTTAACGAAGGTTTGCTGGTCAGAAAGAAGGGCAAAGGTACCTTTGTGGCTGAGAGGAAAATTGAGCAGCCTTTGTCAAAGTTAAGGGGATTTTCGGAAGATATGCGCAGCCTGGGTATGGTACCGGAAACAAAGCTCCTTGAATTTAAAGAAGTACCGGCTCCTATTAAAGTAAGCCGGGAGTTGCATATTAAAAGGGGGGATTTGGTCTATCAGATCAGCCGTCTGCGTTTGGCCGATGGGCGCCCCATGGCCTGCGAAGTAGCCTATTTGTCTAAACAGCGTATACACGGGTTGACGGAAGAGACTGTGAAAGGATCGCTATACCAGTACATTGAACAGGAGCTTAAGCTGAAAATTGAACGGGCAATTCAAAGTTTAGAGCCCAGTGTTGCTTTTAAACAGGAGAGCCAACTATTGGAGATTGCCGAGCAAGCACCGGTTTTACTCATGAGACGAACCACCTATTTAAGTGACGGGACGCCGTTTGAGTATGTCAAGTCTGTGTACCGGGGAGACCGGTATAAGTTTGTAATTGAGATGTATCGTTAA
- a CDS encoding creatininase family protein, producing MQFAYTNSEIVRQLIKEKSIAILPIGAIEAHGPHLPLGTDNILAEALANRLAQQVDAFVLPTLPYGQVWSLRHFAGSINVSNDSLINLLCDIGQSLSEQGFKIFVIVNGHLGNQMALKEVTRKLYDLCPELKTFAFFYPGTGKIIEELRESQAVHHTFFHADEIETSLMLYVAEDRVDMNKAIKNIPNVPEEVDYTPMSWEQFTDVPVLGDATLAAKEKGKRIIEVAVEKMANLIRQAEKERTQS from the coding sequence ATGCAATTTGCTTACACTAACTCGGAAATAGTTCGTCAACTGATTAAGGAAAAGTCGATTGCCATTTTACCGATTGGTGCCATTGAAGCACACGGACCTCATCTCCCCTTAGGTACGGATAATATACTGGCCGAAGCCTTGGCTAACCGGCTTGCCCAGCAAGTTGATGCCTTTGTTTTACCCACTTTACCCTACGGACAAGTATGGAGCCTGCGCCATTTTGCGGGCAGTATTAATGTCAGTAATGATTCGTTGATTAATCTTTTGTGTGACATAGGCCAAAGTTTGTCTGAGCAGGGATTTAAAATATTTGTTATCGTTAATGGTCATCTAGGAAACCAGATGGCGTTAAAAGAGGTGACAAGAAAGCTGTATGATTTGTGTCCAGAGTTGAAAACATTCGCTTTCTTTTATCCCGGGACGGGAAAAATCATCGAAGAATTAAGGGAGTCGCAAGCGGTTCATCACACCTTCTTTCACGCGGATGAAATTGAAACTTCGTTAATGCTGTATGTGGCAGAGGATCGGGTTGACATGAACAAAGCAATTAAAAACATACCCAATGTACCGGAGGAAGTCGATTATACGCCTATGTCGTGGGAGCAGTTTACTGATGTTCCTGTCCTGGGTGATGCCACATTGGCCGCAAAAGAAAAGGGGAAGCGGATAATTGAGGTAGCCGTTGAAAAGATGGCCAATTTGATCCGCCAAGCAGAAAAGGAAAGAACACAATCATAG
- a CDS encoding phosphotriesterase family protein, which yields MSFIRTLQGDICPEQLGFTYAHEHIVCRPPYWLEKGEDDLLLDDQQKSERDVFDFKRHGGKAIVDATAVDYGRDVQAVKQIADQTGVYIIGTAGFNKSFLWQARLPDRLKLIIGDYSTFEEWIDQSSINALTEFVVREVEEGLEGTPYKGGQVKFGTGYNSITPLEEKTIRAVARAHHETKAPIHSHTEMGTMALEQIEILRSENVEPSYVSFGHMDRNPDPYYHEQIAKTGAYLCFDGIGKIKYAPESTRIDLILQLVQKGYEDQILISGDTARKSYYKHYGHGLGLAYIISKWVPRFIDEAERRGFDGETLVKKFFVANPARCFAFKK from the coding sequence ATGAGCTTCATCCGGACACTTCAAGGGGATATTTGTCCTGAACAGTTAGGTTTTACCTATGCCCATGAACATATCGTTTGCCGTCCCCCTTACTGGTTGGAAAAGGGGGAAGATGACTTACTATTAGATGATCAACAAAAATCAGAGCGTGACGTGTTTGATTTTAAGCGGCATGGCGGAAAGGCCATTGTCGATGCCACAGCGGTCGACTATGGAAGAGATGTGCAGGCTGTCAAACAAATTGCCGACCAAACTGGCGTTTATATTATCGGCACAGCCGGCTTTAATAAAAGCTTTTTATGGCAGGCACGTCTCCCAGATAGGCTCAAGCTGATAATCGGAGATTATTCTACTTTTGAAGAATGGATTGATCAGAGCTCTATCAATGCATTAACAGAGTTTGTGGTGCGTGAAGTGGAAGAAGGGCTTGAGGGTACGCCTTATAAAGGGGGGCAGGTCAAATTTGGCACAGGCTATAACTCTATTACTCCACTGGAAGAGAAAACGATCCGCGCTGTAGCCCGTGCTCATCATGAAACAAAGGCCCCCATTCACTCCCATACAGAAATGGGAACCATGGCATTGGAGCAGATTGAGATTCTCAGATCTGAAAATGTGGAGCCTAGTTACGTTAGTTTCGGACATATGGATCGCAACCCTGATCCATATTATCATGAGCAGATTGCTAAAACAGGAGCATATTTATGTTTTGACGGTATTGGCAAGATCAAATACGCCCCAGAGAGCACAAGAATTGACCTTATTTTGCAACTGGTGCAAAAAGGGTATGAGGATCAAATCCTCATCAGCGGAGATACAGCTAGAAAAAGCTATTACAAGCATTATGGGCATGGACTTGGCTTAGCTTATATTATTTCCAAATGGGTTCCGCGGTTCATTGATGAGGCTGAACGCAGGGGATTTGATGGAGAAACCTTGGTCAAAAAGTTTTTTGTTGCGAATCCAGCCCGGTGCTTTGCTTTTAAAAAGTAA
- a CDS encoding thiolase family protein: protein MNNKAVIVEAKRTPIGKVGGMLKDVSPEQLAAHVMKALISECGLSFGQVDEVILGNATGPGGNLARLALLTAGFPVEVPGVTVDRQCGSGLEAVNLAARLIQAGAGEFYVAGGVESTSQAPWKIEKPASLYKGAPRLFTRTRFSPVFRENGTVTAGNACPINDGAAVLLVMSERKARELGLVPVLEFVDAVSAGVDPNLLGIGPVPAVKKLLERQGMTVDEIDLVEFNEAFASQVIASLRELGIPWDKVNVGGGAIALGHPYGASGAILVTRLVTRLVTEMSLHQATWGLATLGIGGGLGLATLFKRYIQDTC, encoded by the coding sequence ATGAACAACAAAGCAGTGATTGTAGAGGCGAAGCGCACGCCCATTGGTAAGGTGGGAGGGATGTTAAAAGATGTTTCTCCTGAACAATTGGCTGCCCATGTGATGAAAGCCCTCATTTCCGAATGCGGCCTGTCTTTTGGTCAAGTAGATGAAGTGATCTTGGGCAATGCCACCGGTCCCGGCGGCAACCTGGCCCGTCTGGCATTGTTGACTGCCGGTTTTCCGGTAGAGGTGCCCGGAGTCACAGTTGACCGACAGTGCGGTTCCGGTTTGGAAGCGGTCAATCTGGCTGCCCGTCTCATACAGGCCGGAGCTGGAGAGTTTTATGTAGCTGGAGGGGTAGAAAGCACCAGTCAGGCCCCTTGGAAAATAGAAAAGCCGGCCTCTCTTTACAAAGGGGCACCACGTCTGTTTACCCGGACCCGCTTTTCTCCTGTGTTTAGGGAAAACGGAACGGTGACGGCTGGGAATGCCTGTCCGATTAATGATGGTGCGGCAGTGCTCCTGGTCATGTCCGAACGTAAAGCCCGTGAACTGGGACTTGTCCCGGTGCTGGAGTTTGTGGATGCGGTTTCAGCCGGCGTCGATCCCAATCTGTTAGGCATTGGTCCCGTTCCTGCTGTGAAAAAGCTGCTTGAACGGCAGGGTATGACCGTGGATGAGATCGATTTGGTTGAGTTTAATGAAGCATTTGCCTCACAAGTAATCGCCTCCTTGCGGGAATTGGGGATTCCCTGGGACAAGGTGAACGTGGGCGGCGGCGCTATTGCCCTGGGCCACCCGTATGGGGCCTCTGGCGCCATCTTGGTGACAAGGTTGGTGACAAGGTTGGTGACGGAGATGTCGCTGCATCAAGCCACCTGGGGCCTGGCTACGTTAGGCATTGGCGGTGGGCTGGGCTTGGCTACCTTGTTTAAACGTTACATACAGGACACCTGTTAA
- a CDS encoding trans-sulfuration enzyme family protein has protein sequence MTIKPKTTPIYQTSVFTFEDLNELEAYFEQPSTAYMYTRFANPNSDELAAAVKALEQGADAVVTSSGMSAILTAVLTFCESGDHLLCAEEIYGGSSVLLSRELKRLGITVTYVPLDAMDDLSPYVTTKSKMLLTETMTNPFLNVQDIKTLAAECHRLGLKLVVDNTFATPVLTRPLTLGADMVIHSATKYLSGHSDVTAGVVVAQTETDGRRAREIVVHYGLNLSPFESWLAARGLKTLHLRVKQHSVNALAIARYLDRHPRVKRVYYPGLESHPHHQLAKRQGNGLFGGMLSFVIDDDPDTVNRFMRALTLIPFAPSLAGVNSSLSHPLKTSHRALTPEQQDKLGITMGLIRLSVGIEEVEELIADVEQALEAMND, from the coding sequence ATGACAATTAAGCCCAAAACAACGCCGATCTATCAAACGTCTGTGTTTACCTTTGAGGATTTGAACGAGCTGGAAGCCTATTTTGAACAACCGTCCACAGCCTATATGTACACACGTTTTGCCAATCCCAACTCTGATGAGCTGGCCGCTGCGGTCAAAGCGTTGGAACAAGGTGCTGACGCCGTCGTCACGTCTTCAGGCATGTCCGCTATTTTGACGGCTGTGCTGACATTCTGTGAAAGCGGAGACCACCTGCTTTGTGCCGAAGAGATTTATGGCGGATCCAGCGTTCTCCTGTCGCGGGAGTTGAAGCGGCTGGGGATTACTGTGACCTATGTGCCACTGGACGCCATGGATGATTTATCTCCTTATGTCACAACGAAATCCAAAATGCTATTAACCGAAACGATGACCAATCCTTTTCTCAATGTACAGGATATTAAAACGCTAGCTGCCGAATGCCATCGCCTGGGGCTGAAACTGGTGGTGGACAATACCTTCGCCACTCCTGTCTTGACCCGCCCCCTCACACTAGGAGCGGATATGGTCATTCACAGTGCGACCAAGTATCTATCAGGACACAGTGATGTGACGGCCGGGGTAGTGGTGGCCCAAACAGAGACGGATGGCAGACGGGCCCGGGAGATCGTGGTTCATTACGGACTTAATCTGAGTCCTTTTGAAAGCTGGCTGGCCGCCCGTGGCCTCAAAACCTTGCACTTGCGTGTGAAGCAGCACAGTGTCAACGCCTTGGCCATTGCCCGGTATTTGGACCGTCATCCGCGGGTCAAACGGGTATACTACCCTGGCCTGGAGTCCCATCCTCACCATCAGCTGGCCAAACGGCAGGGAAACGGTTTATTCGGGGGGATGCTCTCGTTTGTTATTGATGATGATCCGGATACCGTTAACCGCTTTATGCGTGCCCTCACCCTCATTCCCTTTGCTCCTTCTTTGGCGGGTGTTAATTCTTCACTTTCCCATCCGTTAAAGACTTCTCACCGCGCATTAACACCCGAGCAGCAGGACAAGCTGGGGATCACCATGGGTTTGATCCGTTTGTCTGTGGGAATTGAAGAGGTGGAGGAGCTGATCGCTGATGTGGAACAAGCGTTAGAAGCCATGAATGATTAA
- the nagA gene encoding N-acetylglucosamine-6-phosphate deacetylase, which yields MAANSMVISGGTIVTGEKVIHDGHVIVEGDKIAAVSDTPYGEAETSVKVIHLNDSDFLFPGFIDVHIHGVAGADVMDGTREALQTIAQALPAEGTTSFLATTITQSDDAISQAVQNVHQYMNDPAPGAEVLGIHLEGPFISERHPGAQPKGHIVPPCVETFAKWEKLSGEKIRLVTLAPEEDEGLALVKYLKGRGVIISVGHSHATYAQVSQAVQYGLSHAAHLFNAMRPLHHREPGVVGAVFLHPDITAEIIFDHVHVKQEVVQLAYNIKGPEKMILITDAIRAKGLGDGAYDLGGQTVTVKENRALLADGTLAGSMLKMNEAVRHASRLNGCDLVDLVKLSSLNAAHKLGIAHRKGSIAPGKDADLVVLDQDFNVQQTICRGQLIYDRK from the coding sequence ATGGCGGCAAATAGCATGGTGATTAGCGGAGGAACAATCGTGACCGGGGAGAAGGTGATTCATGACGGACACGTCATCGTGGAGGGAGACAAAATTGCAGCCGTAAGTGATACGCCCTATGGGGAAGCAGAGACCAGTGTAAAAGTGATACACCTCAATGACAGCGATTTCCTTTTCCCTGGTTTTATTGATGTGCATATTCATGGTGTTGCAGGTGCCGATGTGATGGATGGCACCCGGGAGGCTTTGCAAACCATTGCCCAAGCGTTGCCTGCCGAGGGAACAACCAGCTTTTTAGCGACGACCATCACCCAAAGTGACGACGCCATTTCCCAAGCAGTTCAAAATGTTCACCAGTATATGAACGATCCTGCACCGGGGGCAGAGGTACTGGGCATTCACCTGGAAGGTCCGTTCATCAGTGAACGCCATCCAGGGGCCCAGCCCAAAGGGCATATTGTCCCCCCTTGTGTGGAGACGTTTGCGAAGTGGGAAAAATTGTCTGGAGAAAAGATCCGGTTGGTGACGCTGGCTCCGGAAGAAGATGAGGGACTTGCGCTGGTCAAATATTTAAAAGGGAGGGGGGTCATCATTTCAGTTGGCCACTCCCATGCCACTTATGCGCAAGTGTCCCAAGCTGTGCAATATGGCCTGTCTCATGCTGCGCACCTGTTTAATGCCATGCGTCCCCTTCACCATCGTGAACCGGGAGTTGTTGGAGCCGTTTTTTTGCATCCTGACATCACGGCAGAGATTATCTTTGATCATGTGCATGTCAAGCAGGAAGTGGTGCAGCTGGCCTACAACATCAAAGGTCCGGAAAAGATGATCCTGATTACGGATGCCATACGGGCTAAGGGGTTGGGGGACGGTGCCTATGACCTGGGGGGCCAAACGGTGACCGTAAAAGAGAACAGAGCGCTCTTGGCAGATGGCACGCTGGCTGGCAGCATGCTTAAAATGAATGAGGCTGTCAGACATGCCAGCAGGTTGAACGGCTGTGACCTTGTGGATCTTGTCAAGCTGTCCTCTCTTAATGCAGCCCACAAATTAGGCATCGCCCACCGCAAGGGAAGTATAGCCCCAGGAAAAGATGCTGATTTGGTTGTGCTAGATCAAGATTTCAACGTACAGCAAACCATCTGTCGCGGACAGCTGATCTATGACAGGAAATGA
- a CDS encoding YolD-like family protein, with translation MKPNKITPGSNLMWESSRWMLPEHKEALQKLKQEQSRQKRPVLDEQQVEEINDKLRQSLQFHLPVTVCLFGEFKNREVKGVVKRINPALGQVKLVNDQEEEWLSFQDIFDVSIEDDWE, from the coding sequence ATGAAACCGAACAAAATTACGCCAGGGTCCAATCTGATGTGGGAATCAAGTCGCTGGATGCTTCCCGAACATAAGGAAGCTTTGCAGAAGTTAAAACAAGAACAAAGTCGCCAAAAAAGACCGGTTCTAGATGAGCAGCAAGTGGAAGAGATTAATGATAAGTTACGGCAATCATTGCAATTCCATCTGCCAGTGACGGTTTGTTTATTTGGAGAATTTAAAAACCGGGAAGTGAAAGGCGTGGTGAAGAGAATCAATCCCGCGCTCGGACAGGTGAAGCTCGTCAATGATCAGGAGGAGGAATGGCTCTCCTTTCAAGACATTTTTGATGTCAGCATTGAAGATGATTGGGAATGA
- a CDS encoding PTS sugar transporter subunit IIA has translation MHFLTQELIQLDAKVNNAKEAIEQAGKLLLDQQLINESYIQAMIDSYEQNGPYFVLAPHIALPHARPEDGAKQAAVSMLQLKKPVPFGHPNNDPVSLVFALAAGSNNEHILVLKKLSTLLGNEEIRYKFMTAKNYEDLQSVIEGD, from the coding sequence ATGCACTTTTTAACACAGGAACTTATACAGCTTGATGCCAAGGTAAACAACGCCAAAGAAGCTATTGAACAGGCGGGCAAACTATTGTTAGATCAACAGTTGATCAATGAGTCCTATATACAAGCCATGATCGATTCTTATGAACAAAACGGGCCTTATTTTGTATTGGCTCCTCACATTGCTTTGCCACATGCCAGGCCTGAAGATGGAGCTAAACAGGCAGCCGTATCCATGCTGCAATTAAAAAAACCTGTACCATTTGGTCACCCTAATAATGATCCGGTCTCTCTCGTCTTTGCTTTAGCAGCAGGATCCAACAATGAACATATTTTGGTCTTAAAAAAATTGTCTACACTCCTGGGGAATGAAGAAATCAGATATAAATTTATGACAGCTAAAAACTATGAAGACTTACAAAGTGTGATAGAGGGGGATTGA
- a CDS encoding PTS sugar transporter subunit IIB: MKILAVCGLGQGTSLILRMNIEEVLNEAGVDAEVEHVDVSAASGVEADYILTSNELAQSLQGHQAKILVVNNYFDIEEIKRVLSQNRVI; the protein is encoded by the coding sequence ATGAAAATCTTAGCAGTATGTGGATTGGGTCAAGGCACAAGTTTAATTTTACGTATGAATATTGAAGAGGTGTTAAACGAGGCAGGAGTAGACGCAGAGGTGGAGCATGTGGATGTTTCGGCAGCTTCAGGGGTTGAGGCGGACTATATCTTAACAAGCAATGAGCTGGCTCAAAGCCTCCAAGGACATCAAGCCAAAATTTTGGTTGTTAACAACTACTTTGACATAGAAGAAATCAAGCGGGTGTTAAGCCAAAATCGAGTGATCTAA
- the pdaA gene encoding delta-lactam-biosynthetic de-N-acetylase produces MVLFCFILISHLACVQSAGADSWSNKAIHWGFKKSTDHQPPSAEKEWDQLLEQYGGFYLGDTSKREVYLTFDNGYENGYTARILDVLKEKQVPAAFFVTGHYLKDQPDLVKRMVKEGHIVGNHSWSHPDMTQVSDDRLIKELVRVEQEFERITGVKGMNYLRPPRGIFSERTLALSQKLGYRNVFWSLAFVDWQIDRQRGWRYAYDNIMQQIHPGAVVLLHTVSRDNAEALPRVIDDLRAQGYEFKSLDDLVMDSLWDAYNVK; encoded by the coding sequence ATGGTGCTGTTTTGTTTTATACTTATTTCTCACCTGGCCTGCGTTCAGTCTGCCGGTGCAGATAGTTGGTCCAACAAAGCCATTCACTGGGGATTTAAAAAAAGTACAGATCACCAACCTCCGTCAGCAGAAAAAGAGTGGGATCAGCTGTTAGAGCAGTATGGTGGCTTTTACTTGGGCGATACCTCCAAACGGGAGGTTTATCTGACCTTTGATAACGGTTATGAGAACGGGTATACGGCCCGCATTTTGGACGTGCTCAAAGAGAAACAGGTCCCAGCCGCTTTTTTCGTCACTGGCCACTATTTGAAAGATCAGCCTGACTTAGTCAAACGCATGGTGAAAGAAGGGCATATTGTGGGCAACCACAGCTGGTCCCATCCAGATATGACCCAGGTCAGCGATGACCGGCTGATCAAAGAGCTGGTCCGTGTGGAGCAAGAATTTGAACGGATCACGGGAGTTAAGGGGATGAACTACCTCCGCCCGCCCCGGGGGATCTTTAGTGAACGCACCCTCGCCCTTTCCCAAAAGCTGGGCTATCGCAACGTGTTCTGGTCCCTCGCCTTTGTCGATTGGCAAATTGACAGGCAGCGGGGCTGGCGCTATGCCTATGACAATATTATGCAGCAGATTCATCCCGGAGCTGTTGTGTTGCTGCACACTGTTTCAAGGGACAATGCGGAAGCACTGCCCCGGGTTATCGATGATTTGCGGGCACAGGGCTATGAATTTAAAAGTTTGGATGATCTGGTGATGGACAGTTTATGGGATGCATATAACGTAAAGTGA
- the nagB gene encoding glucosamine-6-phosphate deaminase, whose product MTGNEVSTVEIIYARDYEQLSKQAARYVYQFVASRPKVTLGLPTGETPIGFYRELVALHRDNPLQLGGMVTFNLDEYLGLPPQSPQSYHSYMNRHLFEPLGLPLEQTHIPDGLAKDPEAECQRYEEEIRRHGGLDLVILGVGRNGHIGFNEPGTSFDRRTHVVTLAESTRQANARFFPSLEDVPTQAITMGIATILEADEIILLASGSKKAEAVYHLIEGHKVTEQWPVTALKRHDRVTVFLDREAAALLSTAKETSAP is encoded by the coding sequence ATGACAGGAAATGAGGTGAGTACGGTGGAGATTATCTATGCCCGTGATTATGAGCAACTAAGCAAGCAAGCAGCGCGATATGTCTACCAGTTCGTGGCCAGCCGCCCTAAGGTGACCCTCGGCTTGCCTACCGGGGAAACTCCCATCGGCTTTTATCGCGAGCTGGTTGCTTTGCACCGGGATAACCCACTTCAACTGGGCGGCATGGTCACCTTTAACCTTGATGAATACCTTGGCTTACCGCCCCAGTCACCCCAAAGTTATCATTCCTACATGAACCGGCATCTGTTTGAACCTTTGGGTTTGCCCCTTGAACAAACCCATATTCCCGATGGTTTGGCCAAGGACCCTGAAGCAGAATGCCAGCGGTATGAGGAAGAAATCAGGCGGCACGGTGGTCTGGACCTTGTGATTTTAGGTGTGGGGCGGAACGGGCATATTGGGTTTAACGAACCTGGCACCTCATTCGACCGGAGAACCCATGTTGTCACGCTGGCGGAAAGTACCCGGCAGGCAAATGCGCGCTTTTTCCCTTCTCTTGAAGATGTGCCCACTCAGGCTATTACCATGGGCATTGCCACCATTTTGGAAGCGGACGAAATCATTCTCTTGGCCAGCGGCTCTAAAAAAGCGGAGGCTGTTTATCACTTAATAGAAGGTCACAAGGTGACTGAACAGTGGCCGGTCACAGCATTAAAGCGTCATGACCGCGTTACCGTATTCTTAGACCGGGAAGCAGCGGCCTTGTTATCTACAGCAAAGGAGACGAGTGCACCATGA
- a CDS encoding PTS ascorbate transporter subunit IIC: protein MDIVRWIATNVFGEPAILLGFIVFLGLLLQKKSISQLMSGTFKAIIGFLIIGAGASIIVNALLIFEPMWKEVFNLEGPSLGEFMGQEAFSAKYGGAVTLAMAIGFLINVFLARFTKLKYIYLTGHMMFWTTIIFAGIVVHTVGDVPFIRLVIFLSVIMGIYWTVQPALTQPFMRKIIGNDNIALGHTSASVALLGALLGKLFGNKENDSEKLKVPKGLEFLRDSNVITALTMGILFMVGAFILAGKGTPGAQELMAEAGDQSFFVYAFIQAVKFAAGISVVLMGVRMFVGELVPAFKGIATKLVPGAKPALDVPVIYPYAPNAVILGFLGAFIGALLWLVVIGKTVAYVFVPTMIVLFFHGAAAGVFGNATGGVRGALLGGFMTATVVAWGQFVMVRMLIGDTIPDTAMWAADSDMFILGPVIRFLAQLFF from the coding sequence ATGGATATTGTAAGATGGATTGCCACTAATGTATTTGGGGAACCGGCGATCTTGTTAGGTTTTATCGTATTTTTGGGTTTATTGTTGCAGAAGAAGTCAATCAGTCAGCTGATGAGCGGAACATTCAAAGCAATTATTGGTTTCCTGATTATTGGAGCAGGTGCTAGCATTATTGTAAACGCTTTATTGATTTTTGAACCTATGTGGAAAGAAGTGTTCAATCTTGAAGGTCCTTCCTTAGGAGAGTTTATGGGTCAAGAGGCATTTAGTGCCAAATATGGCGGAGCCGTTACATTGGCCATGGCCATCGGCTTTTTGATTAATGTTTTCTTGGCACGGTTTACTAAGCTAAAATATATCTATTTGACCGGTCATATGATGTTTTGGACCACTATTATTTTTGCCGGTATTGTTGTACACACCGTAGGAGATGTTCCTTTTATCAGACTTGTTATTTTCTTATCCGTTATTATGGGTATTTACTGGACAGTTCAGCCGGCCTTAACCCAACCCTTTATGCGTAAGATTATTGGCAATGACAACATCGCCCTTGGTCATACCTCTGCTTCTGTTGCTTTATTGGGGGCACTGCTAGGGAAACTGTTTGGCAACAAGGAGAACGATTCTGAAAAGTTAAAAGTCCCTAAAGGACTGGAATTTCTGCGAGATTCCAATGTGATCACAGCCTTAACCATGGGTATTTTATTCATGGTTGGTGCCTTTATTCTGGCCGGAAAAGGAACCCCAGGCGCCCAAGAGCTAATGGCTGAAGCGGGTGATCAAAGTTTCTTCGTCTATGCTTTTATTCAGGCGGTTAAGTTTGCAGCCGGCATTTCCGTTGTACTGATGGGAGTACGTATGTTTGTCGGTGAATTGGTTCCAGCTTTTAAAGGAATTGCGACTAAACTTGTTCCTGGAGCCAAACCCGCCCTCGATGTACCTGTCATTTATCCTTACGCTCCCAATGCCGTTATTCTCGGATTTTTGGGTGCTTTTATCGGAGCTTTGTTATGGCTTGTGGTCATAGGTAAAACTGTTGCCTACGTCTTTGTGCCGACGATGATCGTGTTGTTCTTCCATGGAGCTGCGGCCGGCGTATTTGGTAATGCCACGGGCGGGGTAAGAGGTGCATTACTCGGCGGCTTCATGACAGCAACAGTTGTCGCTTGGGGTCAGTTTGTGATGGTCAGAATGTTGATCGGAGACACCATCCCTGATACGGCTATGTGGGCAGCTGACTCCGATATGTTTATTCTGGGTCCTGTGATTCGCTTCTTGGCTCAATTATTTTTCTAA
- a CDS encoding SIS domain-containing protein: MMQQYIKRIKALIAELEQGQKVNMRKAAEKVAEGLAKGGIIQLFGAGHSHLLAEEVFYRAGGLVPVKPIFEERLMLHQGAVRSSRLEKQCGYADTFIQDQDIREHDVVFVISTSGRNPVPIDVALAAKEKRAYVIGITSLTYSRSQPSRHPSGQRLYEVVDLTIDNLSVKGDAILTHEKLSAPFGPSSTVMGAIILNSVFAEAIHLLLEQGIEPPVFLSGNLDGAEAHNQALIEKYRERIPLLS, translated from the coding sequence ATGATGCAGCAGTATATTAAGCGGATCAAAGCCCTTATTGCTGAGTTGGAACAGGGACAAAAGGTAAACATGCGCAAGGCAGCTGAAAAAGTCGCCGAGGGCTTGGCCAAGGGTGGGATCATTCAGCTCTTTGGGGCTGGTCATTCTCACCTCTTAGCCGAAGAAGTGTTTTACCGTGCGGGAGGCCTGGTGCCGGTCAAGCCCATTTTTGAAGAGAGATTGATGCTTCATCAAGGGGCGGTCCGTTCATCCCGGCTGGAAAAACAATGTGGCTACGCCGATACGTTTATACAAGATCAAGACATTCGTGAGCATGATGTCGTTTTTGTCATTTCCACCTCCGGACGCAATCCAGTCCCGATCGATGTGGCGCTTGCCGCCAAGGAGAAAAGGGCGTACGTGATCGGCATCACCTCGCTTACGTATTCTCGCAGCCAGCCGTCCCGTCACCCTAGTGGCCAGCGTTTGTATGAAGTTGTTGATCTCACCATTGACAATTTAAGTGTAAAAGGGGATGCCATCTTAACACATGAAAAACTGTCTGCACCTTTTGGCCCCAGTTCTACTGTGATGGGAGCCATCATTTTGAATAGTGTTTTTGCGGAGGCGATTCACCTTTTACTAGAACAAGGCATCGAGCCGCCCGTCTTTTTAAGCGGTAACCTGGACGGGGCGGAGGCACACAACCAAGCTTTGATAGAAAAGTATCGGGAGCGGATTCCTTTGTTGTCCTAA